GAGCTAGCAGCGGCCGCGCTCCGCGATGCCCTGCACGCCGGGCAACGCAGCGGTGGCGGGCGCACCACCGGCCGCGCTGTCGGCATCTACCAACACCTCGCCGCCAACCCACGTTGGGCGCGGCTCCCCGCTGTCCGGGACCTGGGCGCGCTACTGCGCGAGCATCGATCACTCGCCGCAGCTTCGGCGGTCTGAAGACGTTTACCAGCGCTTGCAGCCCGCTTGCAATTGCAAGCGGGCTGACTTGGATCTTTTGGATGCGCCCGTTCGTTGGACAGGTGTGACCTGCCTCGGTCGCGACGACGCGACTCGGGGCGTCACGTCCCCTCAACCCAGCCCACCGTGCGCCTACTGCGCGCGGCGGCGTCTGCGATAGGAGTCTTCATGACTGACCTCAGGAGCATTTCTTTTGGCCGCTTCGGACGCGAACGACCGGCGAACGATCGCCCGCATCGCCTCCCACACATCCTGGGCACGGACCCCTGACCGAACCGCCCGTACACAACCCGCACGCAGCCGCTTCCGCGACCGGTTCTACGAACAGGTCGATCCTGACGGAGTCCTTGCGCCCGACGAACGGGAGCGCCGGGCCGAGAGTGCCCGTCGCGCCTATTTCACAGCGCTGGCCCGCCGGTCCGCACTCGCACGGCGAAAGAACAAGAACCGAGAGTCCCGACAGACCAACCGCTAACCCAATAGCGTCGACATAGCGAAGGGCGGTTGGGCTCGGCCACGTGGCCGAGCCCAACCGCCCTTCGCGTTTCTCGAGCTTACTCCTCCGACATGATCCGGTCGTACGTCCGGCGCGCGCGGGCATTCCGCGCGCTCGCACCGTAGCGGCGGAGCATCTGCGCGGACGTCCAGCCGTTCAGCTCCATCAGGTCGCCTTCGCTCCCGCCGTTGTCCAGCCACGTGTGCGAGAAGTGGTGGCGGAACTTGTGCGGGTGAACCGGAACGCCGCATTCCTCGCCACGCCGCGCGATCATCTGGTAGATGCCGTTCGCGGTCATCGGGTCCCGGTTGTTCACTCCGAGCCAGAGGTTGTCGCGGTGGGCCTGCGAGTGCCGAGCGCGGACGCGGATGTAGCGGTCGATCGCTCGTGCGGCCGTGTGGCTGAACCGTACGATGCGCTGCTTCCGGCCCTTGCCCCGGACCAGCAGCTCCCGCGACACAAGATCCAGGTCGCTCCTGCTCGGGTCCTCCGGGTTGTACCGAATCCCGGCCATCTCCGCCAGGCGGATACCCGTCGCCTTGAAAAGCTCGATGATCGCCGCGTCGCGCCGGTCGACGAACGTCTTCCCGCGACACGCCTTGACCAACATCGCCAACTCATCCTCGGTGAACACCGGGACGACCTTCTCCCCCACCCTCGGCGGCTTCAGCCGCGCCATGGGGTTCGGAAGCTCCTCCTCCTCGGCGAGCCACCGGAAGAACTGCTGAAGCGCCCGGAACTGGTTGTTGGCGTAGCTGTCGCTGTACCGGTCGAGCAACCACGCGAGCCACGCCCGGACGTCGTCCGGCGAGACGTCAGCCCAGTCGCGACGCTCCGTGTTCGCCAACAGGTGCGCGCCCGCGAACCACTGGGTCGCTTCGACGTAGGTCGTGATGGTCGACGGGGATTTTCCCTCGGCCGCGAGATGGAGCCGGAAGGAAGTGATCATTGGCTGGAGCGGGCCAGCGTTCAAGATCCGACGCTGCCGCGTCCGGGACGCCACCATGAAAGTTTACCTCTGTTGCAGCGATATCCGACAGGGCCGCAATCCGGCCTGACTGAATCGGCGCAGGTCAGAGGTGGTGTGTGGGCGTGGCAGGGATCGAACCTGCGACCGCTCGCTTGTAAGGCGAGTGCTCTCCCGCTGAGCTACACGCCCGGGAGTCCAGCCAGAGTACGCAATGGGGCGTACCGGAGGGGCTGCCGGCGCTGTGATCTTACCGGTCGCCGGCCTCCTCGGGATGACGGCCGGCGGTGGCGGCCCGCCCGGGCCCGCGGCCGAACAGGCGCGCCAAGGCGGCCTCGACGTCTGCTGAGAGGTTGGAGCCTTCGGGTGGTCCCGGTTCGGCGTCGGCGGGCGCTGGCCTTACCTGGCTGCCGCTCATCCGGTCCGGGTCCGGTTCGCTGGACGGGGAAGGGATCGCCCGGGCGGGCAGGGCGGGCACAGGCGTTCCGGGTGCCGCCCCGCCCTGGCCCGCCGTGCCCGGACGCGCCTTGCCCGTCGAGGTGGCACTGCCCGGATGAGCTCCGCCCTGACGAGTGGCACCCGAAGGCGCTGCGCCTGAACGCGCTATGCCTGAACGCGCCGTGTCCGGGCGGTCCGCGCCGAGTTGGCCGGTTTCCGGAGCCGCCGGGTCGGTGCGGGCGCCGCAGTCTCGGCAGACGACCAGGCCGAGGGCCTTCGCCAGGTGGGTGGAGCCGCAGGTGGCGCAGCGGTCGAAGGGTTGGCGCCAGTCCGGCTGACGCTGGCAGTCCGGGCAGACGAGGACCTGTTCACCGCCGAGGACCGCCCGGCCCCACGGGCTTGCGCCGCGGGCCGGGTCGGTCTGGCGGGTGTGACAGCGATAACACGGCACGACGATCCACCCCCGCTCGCGGTACCGCTCTCGCCGGTCTTTCCCGGGTCCTACAGGGCGGCCAGCGCCTTGAGGTACTCGGCCTGGTCACGGGCGTCGGGGATCGCGTTGACGACCTTCCACTGCACGACACCCTCCTTGTCGATGACGAAGGTGCCGCGCACGGCGATGCCCTTGTCCTCGTCGAAGATGCCGTAGGACTTGGCGACCGCGCCATGCGGCCAGAAGTCCGCGAGCAGCGGGAACTCGTAGCCCTGCTCGTTGGCCCACACCTTGTGCGCGAACGCCGAGTCGACGGAGACGGCGAGGACCTGCACGTCGTCGTTCTGGAACGAGCCCAGGTCGTCGCGGACGGAGCACAGCTCGCCCTGGCAGACGCCGGTGAACGTAAGCGGGTAGAAGATCAGGACGACGTTGCGCCGCCCCCGGAAGTCGGACAGGGTCACGACCTCGTTGTTCTGGTCCTTGAGCGAGAAGTCGGGGGCGACGGCGCCGACATCGACGGTCACGTGATCATCCTCCGGTCATGGCCTGTGCGCGGACGCGCGTGCTGAGCCAAGCATGCCATCGCGCCGCGACCGACTCGTCCCGCCGTTGCCGCCCCCACAGGCGCGCGCTTGCCCCCGTCTCGCGGAATCCGGCGCGTCTCATGGAATCCGCCCCGCGCCGTCCCGACGCCGCGACAATGCCGGTGGCGACGACGACGCGGCGACAGCCGCCCCGCCGCCGCGGTCACGGCACGGCACGGCAGACATGGCAGACACGGCACGACACGCACGGCACGGCGGCCAGGGCACGGCGACGAACTCCGCGCCAAAGACACGCGATGTTCAGCCGCGAGGTGTCCAATTGCAGCCAGATAGCCCCATCGGCGCTACTCTGAGCGCGGCCGGCCGCCAGCCGGGCCGCGCGGAGGGACGAGATCCAGTGACGAACCCAAGTGCGACACCACAGTGGGCGCCGCCTCAATCGCCAGGACCGGACACATCGGCGGGAGCCGGATGGGGGGTGCTGGGCAAGCACCGTAACCCGGTCGCCGTATGGCTAGGCCTTCCCCTGATCACACTGGGGATCTACGGCCTGGTCTGGATCTACAAGACGAACCGTGAGCTGAGCCAGTACGACCGTCGGATCAACGTCAATCCGGCCATGTCGGTTCTGGCGTGCACATTCGGCGCGATCCTGTTGGTGCCACCGTTCGTCGCGGTATGGCGGCTGTGCACCCGGACGGCACAGGCGCAGCGCGCGGCGGGCGTGCCCGAGGTGAGCACCGGCCTCGCGTTCCTGCTGTTCCTGCTCGGCTTCGGCCCCTTGTTCCTCCAGCTGGAGATCAACAAGATCTGGTCCCGGTACCCGGCGGCCGTCGAGGGCCAGCAGGTCCCCCTCGCGGCCTGACCCACCGCCGGACCGCTCCGCTCGCGGCTCGGGCCGGTTTCCGGCCACCATCCCGCATCCCGCCCGCCGGTCCCTGCCCCGTCGGCCGCCTTGTCGTCCCGTCGGTCATTGCCGGGCGATGGCGGTCATGCTGTTCGGTGTCAGGCGGCGCACGAAGATCCACCGGACCGCGCGAGGCCGGTGAGAACGAATCGACCTTGGGCGCCGACCGAACGCCACCGGGACCCCGACCCGCCGGGCGGGTCGGCCCAGAACGGGCATATCGCCGATTGGCATATCACCTTGGGCGAACGAAAGCCATGGGCCGGAGATGCCAGGTGTGCACACGCGGCGACACCACTTTAGTGGTGGCGGGCCGCGCCCCCGGCCTGCCGGTGCCTGATGTGGCGCGACCGGCCGAGGGCGCGGACTAGGTCCGTCCGCGCCCCGCGGCGCGGACCGCCGCGCTGCCGGGAGTTACCTGTGCCGGACGCGCTGGGACTTGGGGGCGGCGAGGCGCATGCAAGTCCATTCC
Above is a window of Pseudofrankia saprophytica DNA encoding:
- a CDS encoding tyrosine-type recombinase/integrase, yielding MITSFRLHLAAEGKSPSTITTYVEATQWFAGAHLLANTERRDWADVSPDDVRAWLAWLLDRYSDSYANNQFRALQQFFRWLAEEEELPNPMARLKPPRVGEKVVPVFTEDELAMLVKACRGKTFVDRRDAAIIELFKATGIRLAEMAGIRYNPEDPSRSDLDLVSRELLVRGKGRKQRIVRFSHTAARAIDRYIRVRARHSQAHRDNLWLGVNNRDPMTANGIYQMIARRGEECGVPVHPHKFRHHFSHTWLDNGGSEGDLMELNGWTSAQMLRRYGASARNARARRTYDRIMSEE
- a CDS encoding peroxiredoxin, whose translation is MTVDVGAVAPDFSLKDQNNEVVTLSDFRGRRNVVLIFYPLTFTGVCQGELCSVRDDLGSFQNDDVQVLAVSVDSAFAHKVWANEQGYEFPLLADFWPHGAVAKSYGIFDEDKGIAVRGTFVIDKEGVVQWKVVNAIPDARDQAEYLKALAAL
- a CDS encoding DUF4234 domain-containing protein; the protein is MLGKHRNPVAVWLGLPLITLGIYGLVWIYKTNRELSQYDRRINVNPAMSVLACTFGAILLVPPFVAVWRLCTRTAQAQRAAGVPEVSTGLAFLLFLLGFGPLFLQLEINKIWSRYPAAVEGQQVPLAA